A single region of the Oncorhynchus keta strain PuntledgeMale-10-30-2019 chromosome 4, Oket_V2, whole genome shotgun sequence genome encodes:
- the LOC118375623 gene encoding thyroid hormone receptor-associated protein 3-like isoform X6, producing MLRPRSRSPHYAHRDSPRRQDGRRFPWDDPDFNPQQVLADLGRLPGEDQWVRFMDEIHPDGPEGHRRPVSPGLHRLDHHLPPEEFHHRRIPPAPHELGYAERRRLSPHDGRGGGRGKGSGSEGLPHSPQRLPREKLPSLAPQHPHYSPDHHQIVSSAGWRREEQDQSQGRSRDRSPRERVQGGGKGERRGGDFPGPYGDRSRDDMHREKSTISDRNRREADEAVHPGYGKETEFRVRRPSLERPREGYGGGGPRGRRGPSGSHDGRGPGTLIVEHDHGIINSRGPELYDNQRGRGPDQSPSHDRFSHRHHRARATEERLRKSGSRSNTREEARGRLDHKERRGPVHEERRGPVHEERRGPVHEERRGPVHEERRGPVQEDRRGPVQEERRGPVHEERRGPVHEERRGPVHEERRGPVHEERRGPVHEERRGPVHEERRGPVHEERRGPVHEERRGLVQEERRGPVHEERRGPAHEARRGPAHEERRGPAHEERRGPAHEERRGPAHEERRGPVHEERRGPAHEAGRGPAHEERRGPAHEERRGPAHEERRGPVHEERRGPAHEERRGPAHEERRGPAHEERRGPAHEERRGPAHEERRGPVHEERRGPVHEERRGPVHEERRGPIHESRRSPDRHGRASPMGFQDRGSPTEPRARNSAFRGERGAPAQGGKRQMGPSMNQPRPLIQGMQGYRPRDAIPQQSPPEHHGYQPRGGIWDMEPREEAPGWAEVSDKEPRCEKDRGPGPRGGRPPAQGRMDPRKPQHSDLNPNWNQQQNDMGMPRMGAGEKETLTIKVDMNRPVGQNSQLCYSSDRQLSLDLVNVGRQRLDFLPMLEHSGTYRESAMHSGTFAQEIITLVHQVKEHYFRGDGVTLNERFSGPQDGGLPEEEEQEEEGPTLNRLFNMSMSEPDMEPVFSKVGRMQRQQQAVRDPGDLRHDLERRRQERLEGVKVTIPGGRLSQHPLAAGRSVITLRSGGRVHFYTISPSHTLCLSDHQGGYGREEDEEQEGFSGWSGPPRRGRRWPGDMGGQRRGGMIRQDMGDQQRNNWPPNSPCNLPGSMRQQNHNINGANW from the exons ATGTTGAGGCCACGGTCACGATCGCCCCACTATGCTCACAG AGATAGTCCGCGCAGGCAGGATGGTCGGCGGTTCCCCTGGGACGACCCAGACTTCAACCCCCAGCAGGTGCTGGCTGACCTGGGCAGGCTGCCTGGGGAGGATCAGTGGGTTCGCTTCATGGACGAGATCCACCCAGATGGCCCAGAGGGCCACAGAAGACCTGTTTCCCCAGGCCTCCACAGGCTTGACCACCACCTCCCCCCAGAGGAATTCCACCATCGCAGAATCCCACCGGCACCTCACGAGCTGGGCTACGCCGAGCGCAGAAGGCTCTCCCCCCATGATGGCAGAGGGGGTGGCAGGGGAAAAGGAAGCGGGAGCGAAGGGCTGCCCCACTCCCCTCAGAGGCTACCCAGAGAGAAGCTGCCATCACTGGCCCCGCAGCACCCTCACTACAGTCCTGACCACCACCAGATAGTGTCCTCTGCAGGctggagaagagaagagcagGACCAGAGCCAGGGAAGGTCCAGGGACCGCAGCCCCAGGGAGAGGGTTCAGGgtggggggaagggggagaggaggggtggagattTTCCAGGTCCCTATGGAGACCGAAGCAGAGATGACATGCATAGAGAGAAGAGCACCATCTCTGACCGGAACCGGAGGGAAGCTGATGAAGCGGTGCATCCTGG GTACGGGAAGGAGACAGAGTTTAGGGTGCGCCGCCCCTCGTTGGAGAGGCCCCGGGAAGGGTACGGAGGAGGAGGGCCACGGGGGcgcaggggcccctcagggagcCACGATGGCCGGGGGCCTGGAACCCTCATCGTGGAGCATGACCATGGTATTATAAACAGCAGAGGGCCAGAACTCTACGACAACCAGAGGGGCCGTGGCCCCGACCAGAGCCCAAGCCACGACCGATTCAGTCACCGTCACCACCGGGCCAGAGCCACTGAGGAGCGGCTCAGGAAGTCAGGTAGCAGGTCCAATACCAGAGAAGAGGCCAGGGGTCGGCTTGAccataaggagaggagagggcctgtccatgaggagaggagag ggcctgtccatgaggagaggagaggtcctgtccatgaggagaggagagggcctgtccatgaggagaggagagggcctgtccaggaggataggagagggcctgtccaggaggagaggagagggcctgtccatgaggagaggagagggcctgtccatgaggagaggagagggcctgtccatgaggagaggagagggcctgtccatgaggagaggagagggcctgtccatgaggagaggagagggcctgtccatgaggagaggagagggcctgtccatgaggagaggagagggcctgtccatgaggagaggagagggcttgtccaggaggagaggagagggcctgtccatgaggagaggagaggccctGCCCATGAGGCGAGGAGAGGCCCTGcccatgaggagaggagaggccctgcccatgaggagaggagaggccctgcccatgaggagaggagaggccctgcccatgaggagaggagaggccctgtccatgaggagaggagaggccctGCCCATGAGGCGGGGAGAGGCCCTGcccatgaggagaggagaggccctgcccacgaggagaggagaggccctgcccacgaggagaggagaggccctgtccacgaggagaggagaggccctgcccacgaggagaggagaggccctgcccacgaggagaggagaggccctgcccacgaggagaggagaggccctgcccacgaggagaggagaggccctgcccacgaggagaggagaggccctgtccacgaggagaggagagggcctgtacacgaggagaggagagggcctgtacacgaggagaggagagggcctatACATGAGTCCAGAAGAAGCCCTGATCGTCATGGGAGAGCCAGCCCCATGGGCTTCCAAGATAGAGGTAGTCCCACAGAGCCCAGGGCCAGAAACAGTGCATTCCGAGGGGAGAGGGGGGCCCCAGCCCAGGGTGGCAAGAGACAGATGGGGCCCTCCATGAACCAGCCCCGGCCTCTAATTCAGGGAATGCAGGGGTACCGACCCCGGGATGCCATCCCCCAGCAGTCCCCTCCGGAGCACCACGGGTACCAACCCAGGGGAGGCATCTGGGACATGGAGCCCAGAGAGGAGGCGCCCGGTTGGGCAGAGGTGAGCGACAAGGAGCCCCGCTGCGAGAAGGACCGGGGACCAGGGCCGCGAGGAGGCCGTCCTCCAGCACAGGGCAGGATGGATCCTAGGAAACCTCAGCATAGTGATCTCAACCCCAACTGGAACCAACAGCAGAACGATATGGGAATGCCTCGCATGGGCGCCGGCGAGAAGGAGACGCTCACCATCAAGGTGGACATGAACCGGCCTGTGGGCCAGAACAG CCAGCTGTGCTACTCCTCCGACCGCCAGCTGTCGCTGGATCTGGTCAACGTGGGCCGCCAGCGCCTAGACTTCCTGCCCATGCTAGAGCATTCTGGGACGTACCGGGAATCCGCAATGCACTCTGGGACTTTCGCCCAGGAGATCATCACCCTGGTGCACCAGGTCAAAG AGCATTACTTTAGAGGTGATGGTGTGACACTGAACGAGCGTTTCTCTGGCCCCCAAGATGGAGGTCTgcctgaggaggaggagcaggaggaagaagGACCAACTCTGAACAG GCTGTTCAACATGAGTATGTCAGAACCTGATATGGAACCTGTCTTCTCTAAAGTTGGCCGCATGCAG AGGCAGCAGCAGGCAGTGAGAGATCCCGGAGACCTGAGACAtgacctggagaggaggagacaggagaggctgGAGGGAGTGAAGGTCACCATACCTGGAGGCAGGCTCTCACAGCACCCCCTGGCTGCCGGGAG ATCAGTGATTACCTTAAGAAGTGGAGGAAGGGTGCATTTTtacaccatctctccctctcacacactctGTCTCAGTGACCATCAGGGGGGGTATGGTAGAGAGGAAGACGAGGAACAGGAGGGCTTTTCAGGCTGGTCAGGCCCACcacggagagggaggaggtggccTGGAGACATGG ggggtcagaggagaggtggCATGATTAGACAAGACATGGGAGACCAGCAAAGGAACAACTGGCCTCCTAATAGTCCTTGCAACCTGCCTGGATCAATGAGACAACAGAACCACAATATTAACG gtGCCAACTGGTGA
- the LOC118375623 gene encoding thyroid hormone receptor-associated protein 3-like isoform X14, translating into MLRPRSRSPHYAHRDSPRRQDGRRFPWDDPDFNPQQVLADLGRLPGEDQWVRFMDEIHPDGPEGHRRPVSPGLHRLDHHLPPEEFHHRRIPPAPHELGYAERRRLSPHDGRGGGRGKGSGSEGLPHSPQRLPREKLPSLAPQHPHYSPDHHQIVSSAGWRREEQDQSQGRSRDRSPRERVQGGGKGERRGGDFPGPYGDRSRDDMHREKSTISDRNRREADEAVHPGYGKETEFRVRRPSLERPREGYGGGGPRGRRGPSGSHDGRGPGTLIVEHDHGIINSRGPELYDNQRGRGPDQSPSHDRFSHRHHRARATEERLRKSGSRSNTREEARGRLDHKERRGPVHEERRGPVHEERRGPVHEERRGPVHEERRGPVHEERRGPVHEERRGPVHEERRGPVHEERRGPVHEERRGPVHEERRGLVQEERRGPVHEERRGPAHEARRGPAHEERRGPAHEERRGPAHEERRGPAHEERRGPVHEERRGPAHEAGRGPAHEERRGPAHEERRGPAHEERRGPVHEERRGPAHEERRGPAHEERRGPAHEERRGPAHEERRGPAHEERRGPVHEERRGPVHEERRGPVHEERRGPIHESRRSPDRHGRASPMGFQDRGSPTEPRARNSAFRGERGAPAQGGKRQMGPSMNQPRPLIQGMQGYRPRDAIPQQSPPEHHGYQPRGGIWDMEPREEAPGWAEVSDKEPRCEKDRGPGPRGGRPPAQGRMDPRKPQHSDLNPNWNQQQNDMGMPRMGAGEKETLTIKVDMNRPVGQNSQLCYSSDRQLSLDLVNVGRQRLDFLPMLEHSGTYRESAMHSGTFAQEIITLVHQVKEHYFRGDGVTLNERFSGPQDGGLPEEEEQEEEGPTLNRLFNMSMSEPDMEPVFSKVGRMQRQQQAVRDPGDLRHDLERRRQERLEGVKVTIPGGRLSQHPLAAGRSVITLRSGGRVHFYTISPSHTLCLSDHQGGYGREEDEEQEGFSGWSGPPRRGRRWPGDMGGQRRGGMIRQDMGDQQRNNWPPNSPCNLPGSMRQQNHNINGANW; encoded by the exons ATGTTGAGGCCACGGTCACGATCGCCCCACTATGCTCACAG AGATAGTCCGCGCAGGCAGGATGGTCGGCGGTTCCCCTGGGACGACCCAGACTTCAACCCCCAGCAGGTGCTGGCTGACCTGGGCAGGCTGCCTGGGGAGGATCAGTGGGTTCGCTTCATGGACGAGATCCACCCAGATGGCCCAGAGGGCCACAGAAGACCTGTTTCCCCAGGCCTCCACAGGCTTGACCACCACCTCCCCCCAGAGGAATTCCACCATCGCAGAATCCCACCGGCACCTCACGAGCTGGGCTACGCCGAGCGCAGAAGGCTCTCCCCCCATGATGGCAGAGGGGGTGGCAGGGGAAAAGGAAGCGGGAGCGAAGGGCTGCCCCACTCCCCTCAGAGGCTACCCAGAGAGAAGCTGCCATCACTGGCCCCGCAGCACCCTCACTACAGTCCTGACCACCACCAGATAGTGTCCTCTGCAGGctggagaagagaagagcagGACCAGAGCCAGGGAAGGTCCAGGGACCGCAGCCCCAGGGAGAGGGTTCAGGgtggggggaagggggagaggaggggtggagattTTCCAGGTCCCTATGGAGACCGAAGCAGAGATGACATGCATAGAGAGAAGAGCACCATCTCTGACCGGAACCGGAGGGAAGCTGATGAAGCGGTGCATCCTGG GTACGGGAAGGAGACAGAGTTTAGGGTGCGCCGCCCCTCGTTGGAGAGGCCCCGGGAAGGGTACGGAGGAGGAGGGCCACGGGGGcgcaggggcccctcagggagcCACGATGGCCGGGGGCCTGGAACCCTCATCGTGGAGCATGACCATGGTATTATAAACAGCAGAGGGCCAGAACTCTACGACAACCAGAGGGGCCGTGGCCCCGACCAGAGCCCAAGCCACGACCGATTCAGTCACCGTCACCACCGGGCCAGAGCCACTGAGGAGCGGCTCAGGAAGTCAGGTAGCAGGTCCAATACCAGAGAAGAGGCCAGGGGTCGGCTTGAccataaggagaggagagggcctgtccatgaggagaggagag ggcctgtccatgaggagaggagag ggcctgtccatgaggagaggagagggcctgtccatgaggagaggagagggcctgtccatgaggagaggagagggcctgtccatgaggagaggagagggcctgtccatgaggagaggagagggcctgtccatgaggagaggagagggcctgtccatgaggagaggagagggcctgtccatgaggagaggagagggcttgtccaggaggagaggagagggcctgtccatgaggagaggagaggccctGCCCATGAGGCGAGGAGAGGCCCTGcccatgaggagaggagaggccctgcccatgaggagaggagaggccctgcccatgaggagaggagaggccctgcccatgaggagaggagaggccctgtccatgaggagaggagaggccctGCCCATGAGGCGGGGAGAGGCCCTGcccatgaggagaggagaggccctgcccacgaggagaggagaggccctgcccacgaggagaggagaggccctgtccacgaggagaggagaggccctgcccacgaggagaggagaggccctgcccacgaggagaggagaggccctgcccacgaggagaggagaggccctgcccacgaggagaggagaggccctgcccacgaggagaggagaggccctgtccacgaggagaggagagggcctgtacacgaggagaggagagggcctgtacacgaggagaggagagggcctatACATGAGTCCAGAAGAAGCCCTGATCGTCATGGGAGAGCCAGCCCCATGGGCTTCCAAGATAGAGGTAGTCCCACAGAGCCCAGGGCCAGAAACAGTGCATTCCGAGGGGAGAGGGGGGCCCCAGCCCAGGGTGGCAAGAGACAGATGGGGCCCTCCATGAACCAGCCCCGGCCTCTAATTCAGGGAATGCAGGGGTACCGACCCCGGGATGCCATCCCCCAGCAGTCCCCTCCGGAGCACCACGGGTACCAACCCAGGGGAGGCATCTGGGACATGGAGCCCAGAGAGGAGGCGCCCGGTTGGGCAGAGGTGAGCGACAAGGAGCCCCGCTGCGAGAAGGACCGGGGACCAGGGCCGCGAGGAGGCCGTCCTCCAGCACAGGGCAGGATGGATCCTAGGAAACCTCAGCATAGTGATCTCAACCCCAACTGGAACCAACAGCAGAACGATATGGGAATGCCTCGCATGGGCGCCGGCGAGAAGGAGACGCTCACCATCAAGGTGGACATGAACCGGCCTGTGGGCCAGAACAG CCAGCTGTGCTACTCCTCCGACCGCCAGCTGTCGCTGGATCTGGTCAACGTGGGCCGCCAGCGCCTAGACTTCCTGCCCATGCTAGAGCATTCTGGGACGTACCGGGAATCCGCAATGCACTCTGGGACTTTCGCCCAGGAGATCATCACCCTGGTGCACCAGGTCAAAG AGCATTACTTTAGAGGTGATGGTGTGACACTGAACGAGCGTTTCTCTGGCCCCCAAGATGGAGGTCTgcctgaggaggaggagcaggaggaagaagGACCAACTCTGAACAG GCTGTTCAACATGAGTATGTCAGAACCTGATATGGAACCTGTCTTCTCTAAAGTTGGCCGCATGCAG AGGCAGCAGCAGGCAGTGAGAGATCCCGGAGACCTGAGACAtgacctggagaggaggagacaggagaggctgGAGGGAGTGAAGGTCACCATACCTGGAGGCAGGCTCTCACAGCACCCCCTGGCTGCCGGGAG ATCAGTGATTACCTTAAGAAGTGGAGGAAGGGTGCATTTTtacaccatctctccctctcacacactctGTCTCAGTGACCATCAGGGGGGGTATGGTAGAGAGGAAGACGAGGAACAGGAGGGCTTTTCAGGCTGGTCAGGCCCACcacggagagggaggaggtggccTGGAGACATGG ggggtcagaggagaggtggCATGATTAGACAAGACATGGGAGACCAGCAAAGGAACAACTGGCCTCCTAATAGTCCTTGCAACCTGCCTGGATCAATGAGACAACAGAACCACAATATTAACG gtGCCAACTGGTGA
- the LOC118375623 gene encoding thyroid hormone receptor-associated protein 3-like isoform X21, protein MLRPRSRSPHYAHRDSPRRQDGRRFPWDDPDFNPQQVLADLGRLPGEDQWVRFMDEIHPDGPEGHRRPVSPGLHRLDHHLPPEEFHHRRIPPAPHELGYAERRRLSPHDGRGGGRGKGSGSEGLPHSPQRLPREKLPSLAPQHPHYSPDHHQIVSSAGWRREEQDQSQGRSRDRSPRERVQGGGKGERRGGDFPGPYGDRSRDDMHREKSTISDRNRREADEAVHPGYGKETEFRVRRPSLERPREGYGGGGPRGRRGPSGSHDGRGPGTLIVEHDHGIINSRGPELYDNQRGRGPDQSPSHDRFSHRHHRARATEERLRKSGSRSNTREEARGRLDHKERRGPVHEERRGPVHEERRGPVHEERRGPVHEERRGLVQEERRGPVHEERRGPAHEARRGPAHEERRGPAHEERRGPAHEERRGPAHEERRGPVHEERRGPAHEAGRGPAHEERRGPAHEERRGPAHEERRGPVHEERRGPAHEERRGPAHEERRGPAHEERRGPAHEERRGPAHEERRGPVHEERRGPVHEERRGPVHEERRGPIHESRRSPDRHGRASPMGFQDRGSPTEPRARNSAFRGERGAPAQGGKRQMGPSMNQPRPLIQGMQGYRPRDAIPQQSPPEHHGYQPRGGIWDMEPREEAPGWAEVSDKEPRCEKDRGPGPRGGRPPAQGRMDPRKPQHSDLNPNWNQQQNDMGMPRMGAGEKETLTIKVDMNRPVGQNSQLCYSSDRQLSLDLVNVGRQRLDFLPMLEHSGTYRESAMHSGTFAQEIITLVHQVKEHYFRGDGVTLNERFSGPQDGGLPEEEEQEEEGPTLNRLFNMSMSEPDMEPVFSKVGRMQRQQQAVRDPGDLRHDLERRRQERLEGVKVTIPGGRLSQHPLAAGRSVITLRSGGRVHFYTISPSHTLCLSDHQGGYGREEDEEQEGFSGWSGPPRRGRRWPGDMGGQRRGGMIRQDMGDQQRNNWPPNSPCNLPGSMRQQNHNINGANW, encoded by the exons ATGTTGAGGCCACGGTCACGATCGCCCCACTATGCTCACAG AGATAGTCCGCGCAGGCAGGATGGTCGGCGGTTCCCCTGGGACGACCCAGACTTCAACCCCCAGCAGGTGCTGGCTGACCTGGGCAGGCTGCCTGGGGAGGATCAGTGGGTTCGCTTCATGGACGAGATCCACCCAGATGGCCCAGAGGGCCACAGAAGACCTGTTTCCCCAGGCCTCCACAGGCTTGACCACCACCTCCCCCCAGAGGAATTCCACCATCGCAGAATCCCACCGGCACCTCACGAGCTGGGCTACGCCGAGCGCAGAAGGCTCTCCCCCCATGATGGCAGAGGGGGTGGCAGGGGAAAAGGAAGCGGGAGCGAAGGGCTGCCCCACTCCCCTCAGAGGCTACCCAGAGAGAAGCTGCCATCACTGGCCCCGCAGCACCCTCACTACAGTCCTGACCACCACCAGATAGTGTCCTCTGCAGGctggagaagagaagagcagGACCAGAGCCAGGGAAGGTCCAGGGACCGCAGCCCCAGGGAGAGGGTTCAGGgtggggggaagggggagaggaggggtggagattTTCCAGGTCCCTATGGAGACCGAAGCAGAGATGACATGCATAGAGAGAAGAGCACCATCTCTGACCGGAACCGGAGGGAAGCTGATGAAGCGGTGCATCCTGG GTACGGGAAGGAGACAGAGTTTAGGGTGCGCCGCCCCTCGTTGGAGAGGCCCCGGGAAGGGTACGGAGGAGGAGGGCCACGGGGGcgcaggggcccctcagggagcCACGATGGCCGGGGGCCTGGAACCCTCATCGTGGAGCATGACCATGGTATTATAAACAGCAGAGGGCCAGAACTCTACGACAACCAGAGGGGCCGTGGCCCCGACCAGAGCCCAAGCCACGACCGATTCAGTCACCGTCACCACCGGGCCAGAGCCACTGAGGAGCGGCTCAGGAAGTCAGGTAGCAGGTCCAATACCAGAGAAGAGGCCAGGGGTCGGCTTGAccataaggagaggagagggcctgtccatgaggagaggagaggtcctgtccatgaggagaggagag ggcctgtccatgaggagaggagagggcctgtccatgaggagaggagagggcttgtccaggaggagaggagagggcctgtccatgaggagaggagaggccctGCCCATGAGGCGAGGAGAGGCCCTGcccatgaggagaggagaggccctgcccatgaggagaggagaggccctgcccatgaggagaggagaggccctgcccatgaggagaggagaggccctgtccatgaggagaggagaggccctGCCCATGAGGCGGGGAGAGGCCCTGcccatgaggagaggagaggccctgcccacgaggagaggagaggccctgcccacgaggagaggagaggccctgtccacgaggagaggagaggccctgcccacgaggagaggagaggccctgcccacgaggagaggagaggccctgcccacgaggagaggagaggccctgcccacgaggagaggagaggccctgcccacgaggagaggagaggccctgtccacgaggagaggagagggcctgtacacgaggagaggagagggcctgtacacgaggagaggagagggcctatACATGAGTCCAGAAGAAGCCCTGATCGTCATGGGAGAGCCAGCCCCATGGGCTTCCAAGATAGAGGTAGTCCCACAGAGCCCAGGGCCAGAAACAGTGCATTCCGAGGGGAGAGGGGGGCCCCAGCCCAGGGTGGCAAGAGACAGATGGGGCCCTCCATGAACCAGCCCCGGCCTCTAATTCAGGGAATGCAGGGGTACCGACCCCGGGATGCCATCCCCCAGCAGTCCCCTCCGGAGCACCACGGGTACCAACCCAGGGGAGGCATCTGGGACATGGAGCCCAGAGAGGAGGCGCCCGGTTGGGCAGAGGTGAGCGACAAGGAGCCCCGCTGCGAGAAGGACCGGGGACCAGGGCCGCGAGGAGGCCGTCCTCCAGCACAGGGCAGGATGGATCCTAGGAAACCTCAGCATAGTGATCTCAACCCCAACTGGAACCAACAGCAGAACGATATGGGAATGCCTCGCATGGGCGCCGGCGAGAAGGAGACGCTCACCATCAAGGTGGACATGAACCGGCCTGTGGGCCAGAACAG CCAGCTGTGCTACTCCTCCGACCGCCAGCTGTCGCTGGATCTGGTCAACGTGGGCCGCCAGCGCCTAGACTTCCTGCCCATGCTAGAGCATTCTGGGACGTACCGGGAATCCGCAATGCACTCTGGGACTTTCGCCCAGGAGATCATCACCCTGGTGCACCAGGTCAAAG AGCATTACTTTAGAGGTGATGGTGTGACACTGAACGAGCGTTTCTCTGGCCCCCAAGATGGAGGTCTgcctgaggaggaggagcaggaggaagaagGACCAACTCTGAACAG GCTGTTCAACATGAGTATGTCAGAACCTGATATGGAACCTGTCTTCTCTAAAGTTGGCCGCATGCAG AGGCAGCAGCAGGCAGTGAGAGATCCCGGAGACCTGAGACAtgacctggagaggaggagacaggagaggctgGAGGGAGTGAAGGTCACCATACCTGGAGGCAGGCTCTCACAGCACCCCCTGGCTGCCGGGAG ATCAGTGATTACCTTAAGAAGTGGAGGAAGGGTGCATTTTtacaccatctctccctctcacacactctGTCTCAGTGACCATCAGGGGGGGTATGGTAGAGAGGAAGACGAGGAACAGGAGGGCTTTTCAGGCTGGTCAGGCCCACcacggagagggaggaggtggccTGGAGACATGG ggggtcagaggagaggtggCATGATTAGACAAGACATGGGAGACCAGCAAAGGAACAACTGGCCTCCTAATAGTCCTTGCAACCTGCCTGGATCAATGAGACAACAGAACCACAATATTAACG gtGCCAACTGGTGA